The following proteins are encoded in a genomic region of Bacillus sp. FJAT-22090:
- a CDS encoding inositol monophosphatase family protein, translating into MDIHKLDKYAKSLIKEAAGRIQASFTTELIIETKSEANDLVTNIDKETEQFFISHIKKDFPEHRIFGEEGFGDDIEDLNGYVWMLDPIDGTMNFIHQKKNFAISLGIYKDGVGLLGYIYNVMEDDLISASLGEGAYYNDLRIPNVEKARIEQSIIGINASWVVPNKYIENDGMIKLLQTVRGTRSYGSAALEIAYVVTGKLDAYMSMRLSPWDIAGGMVVAKEVGAIVTDLADKPINLLTQNTFLIAKPGLHKELVTNYIKLK; encoded by the coding sequence GTGGATATACATAAGTTAGATAAATATGCAAAGTCGCTCATCAAAGAAGCTGCGGGTAGAATACAAGCATCTTTTACTACTGAGCTTATTATTGAAACAAAATCCGAAGCAAACGATTTGGTTACAAATATTGATAAAGAAACAGAACAATTTTTTATAAGCCATATAAAAAAGGATTTTCCTGAACATCGAATCTTTGGAGAAGAAGGATTTGGTGACGATATTGAAGATTTAAATGGGTATGTCTGGATGTTGGATCCAATAGATGGAACAATGAATTTTATTCATCAAAAAAAGAACTTTGCTATTTCACTAGGTATTTATAAGGATGGAGTAGGTCTACTTGGCTATATTTATAATGTGATGGAAGATGATTTAATATCTGCATCGCTTGGTGAAGGAGCATATTATAATGATTTACGAATACCAAACGTAGAGAAAGCAAGGATTGAACAATCCATTATTGGAATTAATGCCAGTTGGGTAGTACCAAATAAATACATTGAAAATGATGGGATGATTAAGCTTTTACAAACAGTACGTGGAACTAGATCATATGGGTCAGCTGCATTGGAAATAGCCTATGTTGTAACTGGAAAACTGGATGCCTATATGTCGATGCGGCTATCACCATGGGATATAGCAGGTGGAATGGTCGTTGCAAAAGAGGTGGGGGCGATTGTTACGGATCTGGCTGATAAACCAATAAATTTATTGACACAAAATACTTTTTTAATTGCAAAGCCGGGTCTTCATAAGGAATTAGTAACAAATTATATAAAGTTAAAATAA
- the typA gene encoding translational GTPase TypA — protein MTKIRQDLRNIAIIAHVDHGKTTLVDQLLKQSGTFRSNEHVEERAMDSNDIERERGITILAKNTAVDYNGSRINILDTPGHADFGGEVERILKMVDGVLLVVDAYEGCMPQTRFVLKKALEQKLTPIVVVNKVDKDSARPLEVVDEVLELLIELGADEDQLEFPVVYASGVNGTASLDPDPANQEENMKCLFDMIVEAIPAPIDNSDEPLQFQVALLDYNDYVGRIGIGRVFRGTIEVGQQISLMKLDGSVKNYRVTKIFGFFGLKREEIQSAKAGDLIAVSGMEEINVGETVCPTDHPEALTPLRIDEPTLQMTFLVNNSPFAGREGKWVTSRKIEERLRAQLQTDVSLRVEDTDSPDAWTVSGRGELHLSILIENMRREGYELQVSKPKVIIREIDGVKCEPVERVQIDVPEDSVGSIIESMGTRKGEMIDMVNNGNGQVRLIFMVPARGLIGYTTEFMSLTKGFGIINHTFDSYQPVVSGRVGGRHQGVLVSMETGKASTYGMMQIEDRGTLFVEPGTEIYEGMVVGENTRDADITVNITKMKQKTNIRSANKDQTNVIKKPRILTLEEAIEYLGEDEYLEITPQSIRLRKQILDKNERERVAKKKKNAELE, from the coding sequence ATGACAAAAATTCGTCAAGATTTACGAAACATTGCAATTATAGCACACGTTGACCATGGAAAAACGACACTAGTCGATCAATTATTAAAACAATCTGGTACATTTCGTTCAAATGAACACGTTGAAGAACGTGCAATGGACTCGAATGATATTGAGCGTGAACGCGGTATTACGATTTTAGCTAAAAATACAGCAGTAGATTATAATGGTTCTCGCATCAATATCCTAGATACACCTGGACATGCTGATTTCGGCGGTGAGGTAGAACGTATCTTAAAAATGGTAGACGGCGTTTTACTAGTTGTCGATGCATATGAGGGTTGTATGCCTCAAACGCGTTTCGTATTGAAAAAAGCATTAGAACAAAAATTAACACCAATCGTTGTAGTTAACAAAGTAGATAAAGATTCTGCTCGTCCACTAGAAGTAGTAGATGAAGTTTTAGAACTATTAATAGAATTAGGTGCAGATGAAGATCAATTAGAATTCCCAGTTGTATATGCTTCTGGTGTAAACGGTACTGCTTCATTAGATCCAGACCCTGCTAACCAAGAAGAAAACATGAAATGTCTATTCGACATGATTGTCGAAGCAATTCCGGCACCGATTGATAACTCAGACGAACCACTACAATTCCAAGTAGCATTACTTGACTATAATGATTATGTAGGACGTATTGGTATTGGTCGTGTATTCCGCGGAACAATTGAAGTAGGGCAACAAATTTCTCTTATGAAATTAGATGGCTCGGTGAAAAATTACCGTGTAACAAAAATTTTCGGTTTCTTTGGATTAAAGCGTGAAGAAATCCAGTCAGCTAAAGCAGGAGATTTAATTGCGGTATCTGGTATGGAAGAAATTAATGTAGGTGAGACAGTTTGTCCTACAGACCATCCTGAAGCTTTAACACCATTACGTATCGATGAACCAACTCTACAAATGACATTCTTAGTAAATAACTCACCATTCGCTGGTCGTGAAGGTAAATGGGTTACTTCACGTAAAATAGAAGAACGTTTACGTGCTCAATTACAAACAGATGTATCATTACGAGTTGAAGATACAGACTCTCCTGATGCTTGGACAGTTTCTGGTCGTGGTGAGCTTCACTTATCGATTTTAATCGAAAATATGCGTCGTGAAGGATATGAATTACAAGTTTCCAAACCGAAAGTAATTATTAGAGAAATTGATGGTGTAAAATGCGAACCTGTTGAGCGTGTTCAAATTGATGTGCCAGAAGATAGTGTAGGTTCTATTATCGAATCTATGGGTACTCGTAAAGGTGAAATGATTGACATGGTCAACAATGGTAATGGTCAAGTTCGTTTGATCTTCATGGTTCCTGCTCGTGGATTAATCGGGTATACTACTGAATTTATGTCTCTGACTAAAGGATTTGGTATCATTAACCACACTTTTGATAGTTATCAACCAGTAGTTTCAGGTCGTGTTGGTGGACGTCACCAAGGAGTACTTGTTTCAATGGAAACTGGTAAAGCATCAACTTATGGAATGATGCAAATAGAAGATCGTGGTACATTATTCGTAGAACCAGGTACTGAAATTTATGAAGGTATGGTTGTCGGAGAGAATACTCGTGATGCTGATATCACTGTTAATATTACAAAAATGAAACAAAAAACGAATATTCGTTCAGCTAACAAAGATCAAACAAACGTGATTAAAAAACCACGTATTTTAACTCTTGAAGAAGCGATAGAATATTTAGGCGAAGATGAGTATCTAGAAATTACTCCACAATCAATTCGTTTACGTAAACAAATTTTAGATAAAAATGAACGCGAACGTGTCGCAAAGAAAAAGAAAAATGCAGAACTGGAATAG
- a CDS encoding YktB family protein: protein MSNQFWESKDFNVFQIDGLENRMEALISNIRPKFELLGERYSLYFSGVLGDEYFAHVAKHARRSVNPPKDSWVAFSPYKRGYKALPHFQIGLWGSHLFIIVAVIYEAPDKVAIAELLLKKKALFNKLPKDFIVSGDHMKQDAIPLKEAKKTELEQLLTRLRDVKKGEFLVGRHIPREEAVKLTEEEFLRIVEDTFEQLLPIYKTMTNMKVARATK from the coding sequence ATGAGCAATCAATTTTGGGAAAGTAAAGATTTTAATGTATTCCAAATAGATGGGTTAGAAAATAGAATGGAAGCACTCATCTCAAATATAAGACCAAAGTTTGAATTATTAGGTGAACGTTATAGCCTCTATTTTTCTGGTGTTCTTGGTGATGAATATTTTGCCCATGTTGCAAAACATGCAAGGCGTTCCGTCAATCCTCCAAAGGACAGTTGGGTAGCATTTTCTCCTTATAAACGTGGATATAAAGCTTTACCTCATTTTCAAATAGGACTTTGGGGAAGCCATTTATTTATTATTGTGGCTGTTATTTATGAAGCCCCAGATAAAGTTGCTATTGCCGAACTCTTATTAAAGAAAAAAGCGTTGTTCAATAAACTTCCTAAGGATTTTATTGTATCGGGAGATCATATGAAGCAGGATGCTATACCTTTAAAGGAAGCCAAGAAAACGGAACTTGAGCAATTATTGACTCGCCTTCGTGATGTAAAAAAAGGAGAGTTTCTAGTGGGTAGACATATCCCTAGGGAAGAAGCAGTTAAACTAACGGAAGAAGAATTTTTGCGAATAGTGGAAGATACTTTTGAGCAGCTTTTACCTATTTATAAAACAATGACAAATATGAAAGTAGCACGCGCTACTAAATAA
- a CDS encoding NAD(P)H-dependent flavin oxidoreductase: MNFQTNVTDLLGIEYPIIQGGLAYLAYSDLCAAVSNAGGLGQVTAMSLKTPEELREEIKKVRELTDKPFGVNFAIGQTGRPYEHMLQVAIDENVPVISMTGGNPAPILEALEKTSIKKLVLVAAKRQAQKAEQLGADAVMVVGQEGGGHLGRDDIGSMVLIPQVVDAVSIPVIASGGIADGRGWMAAHALGAEGIEMGTRFIATKECVHASPAYKNAILESGETDTVVIKRSIGAPARALKGNWTQTILSIEKENPTYDALKDYISGEANKQFIYEGNAEKGFGWAGQGVGLINNIPSVQELFQQMVSDATEIRKKWSL; the protein is encoded by the coding sequence ATGAATTTTCAAACAAATGTAACGGATCTACTAGGGATAGAATATCCAATTATTCAAGGTGGACTTGCCTACTTGGCATATTCGGACTTATGTGCGGCAGTATCAAATGCAGGTGGACTCGGTCAAGTGACGGCAATGAGCTTAAAAACACCAGAAGAATTAAGAGAGGAAATTAAAAAAGTAAGAGAGTTAACAGATAAACCATTTGGAGTAAATTTTGCTATTGGACAAACAGGACGACCTTATGAACATATGCTGCAAGTGGCAATTGATGAAAACGTTCCTGTTATTTCAATGACTGGTGGAAATCCAGCTCCAATATTAGAGGCTTTGGAAAAAACGTCCATTAAAAAATTAGTATTGGTAGCGGCAAAAAGACAAGCACAAAAAGCGGAGCAGCTTGGTGCTGATGCAGTAATGGTAGTCGGACAAGAAGGTGGGGGGCACCTTGGAAGAGATGATATAGGTTCTATGGTACTTATCCCACAGGTTGTAGACGCAGTATCGATTCCTGTAATAGCATCTGGTGGAATAGCAGACGGACGAGGTTGGATGGCAGCACATGCATTAGGGGCTGAGGGAATCGAAATGGGTACTCGTTTCATCGCTACTAAGGAGTGTGTACATGCATCTCCTGCATATAAAAATGCCATATTAGAAAGTGGAGAAACAGACACAGTAGTTATTAAAAGGTCGATCGGAGCTCCAGCTAGAGCGCTTAAAGGTAATTGGACCCAAACGATTCTGAGTATTGAAAAGGAAAATCCGACATATGATGCTTTAAAGGACTATATTAGTGGTGAGGCAAACAAACAATTCATTTATGAAGGTAACGCTGAAAAAGGATTTGGATGGGCGGGTCAAGGGGTCGGATTGATAAATAACATCCCTTCTGTACAAGAATTATTTCAACAAATGGTTTCAGATGCTACAGAAATAAGGAAAAAATGGTCATTATAG
- a CDS encoding UPF0223 family protein, translated as MEYTYPFSIDWSTEEIVDVVQFFEAIEKAYEKGIKREELLKKYRRFKEIVPSIAEEKTYFRDFEKESGYASYPIIKQMKEKDDSTIIKG; from the coding sequence ATGGAATATACATATCCATTCTCCATTGACTGGTCGACGGAAGAAATAGTTGATGTCGTTCAGTTTTTCGAGGCAATTGAAAAAGCTTATGAAAAGGGTATAAAACGAGAGGAATTATTGAAAAAGTATCGTCGTTTTAAAGAAATAGTCCCTTCTATTGCAGAAGAAAAAACGTATTTTCGTGATTTTGAAAAAGAAAGTGGATATGCAAGTTATCCCATCATAAAACAAATGAAAGAAAAAGATGATAGCACCATTATAAAAGGTTAA
- a CDS encoding LrgB family protein gives MDVFAMVLGTILIYYLMTKLYKRYPSPFFSPMLTTTIILIILLSSLSVPYDQYMGGAKWIDAMLGPAIVSLAYPLYMQRGIIKKYKLPIMTSIVVAMFSGLISIILFAKLLRLDDELILSLLSKSITTPVAMQISQSIDGNPALTAVFVIVAGLTGSLLGPFIFKICHIEKAISRGVSIGSASHGIGLAKLSEYGEQVLSMGSVSMTLSAVLGAFICPLFALII, from the coding sequence ATGGATGTATTCGCTATGGTTTTGGGTACTATACTAATCTACTACTTAATGACAAAGTTATATAAGCGTTATCCATCACCTTTTTTTTCCCCAATGCTAACGACTACGATTATTTTAATCATTCTATTAAGCTCGCTTTCAGTTCCATATGATCAATATATGGGTGGGGCCAAGTGGATTGATGCGATGCTAGGTCCTGCTATAGTAAGCCTTGCATATCCACTGTATATGCAAAGAGGTATTATAAAAAAATATAAACTCCCTATTATGACAAGTATTGTTGTGGCCATGTTTTCAGGGCTAATAAGCATAATATTATTTGCAAAACTATTAAGATTAGATGATGAGTTAATACTTTCATTGCTATCGAAATCTATTACAACACCTGTAGCAATGCAAATTAGTCAATCGATAGATGGAAATCCAGCTTTGACGGCCGTATTCGTAATAGTAGCAGGGTTAACAGGTTCGTTGTTAGGACCTTTTATTTTTAAAATTTGTCATATAGAAAAAGCTATTAGTAGAGGAGTCTCTATAGGCAGTGCTTCACATGGAATTGGATTAGCTAAACTCTCAGAATACGGGGAACAGGTATTATCAATGGGGTCCGTATCAATGACTCTAAGTGCAGTATTAGGAGCTTTTATATGTCCACTATTTGCTTTAATCATATAA
- a CDS encoding YlaF family protein, with product MGNIKWIFVLFSIGAILSMAFVGIAIALRSIPLVILGLVLLCVVMGYGFKTKKRMRDQGLL from the coding sequence TTGGGCAACATTAAATGGATTTTCGTTCTATTTTCTATTGGTGCAATATTATCTATGGCTTTTGTTGGAATTGCGATTGCACTTAGAAGTATCCCATTAGTAATACTAGGACTTGTCTTACTTTGCGTGGTTATGGGATATGGTTTTAAAACAAAGAAAAGAATGAGAGATCAAGGTCTACTATAA
- a CDS encoding CidA/LrgA family protein, which yields MIYIFKYLRVVFQILILYMFSFLGTVIVEGLHIKFPGSIVGLILLFGCLYFKLIPVSLIKDGAGFLLSVLTLFFVPATVGVMNYPELLSFHGLLLIISVVISTIFTIIISGRVGQYLENKIALKEEE from the coding sequence TTGATATATATATTTAAATACTTACGAGTTGTATTTCAAATTCTTATCTTATATATGTTTTCTTTTTTAGGAACAGTCATAGTAGAAGGATTGCATATTAAATTTCCTGGTAGTATCGTAGGTTTGATTTTACTGTTTGGATGTTTATATTTCAAATTAATACCAGTTTCCTTGATAAAAGATGGAGCTGGTTTTTTGCTTAGTGTATTGACTTTGTTTTTTGTACCAGCGACAGTTGGAGTAATGAACTATCCTGAACTATTATCTTTCCATGGTTTATTGCTTATAATATCAGTTGTTATAAGTACTATTTTTACAATAATCATTTCAGGAAGAGTAGGTCAATACTTGGAAAACAAAATTGCGTTAAAGGAGGAAGAATAA
- a CDS encoding aminotransferase class I/II-fold pyridoxal phosphate-dependent enzyme has protein sequence MSQLETPLFDALLKHRNRHPIQFHIPGHKKGKGMDPAFREFVGDNVLSIDLINIAPLDDLHSPKGAIKKAQHLAAEAFGADHTFFSVQGTSGAIMTMILTICGPGDKLLVPRNVHKSIMSAIVFAGAIPIFIHPEVDKELGISHGISAESVEKALQEHPDAKGLLVINPTYFGFAADLKKIVDISHKHGIPVVVDEAHGVHIHFHPSLPISAMQAGADMAATSVHKLGGSMTQSSVLNVREGLVSAKRVQSIISMLTTTSTSYPLLASLDTARRQLAIHGEDLIGEVIRLAKDTRKRINVIPHLHCAGEEILQTSATFDMDPTKLLISVKNLGITGYAAESWLRENANIEVELSDLYNILCLFTIGDTKKEANILVNALTRMVAAFESEAVIVEPSVSLPDIPGLAMSPRDAFYAKTESIPLAKASGRISAEFVMVYPPGIPIFIPGEIITQGNIDYIQMNIEAGLPVQGPEDDTLETIHVIREQQAIK, from the coding sequence TTGTCACAATTAGAAACTCCTTTGTTCGATGCATTATTGAAGCATCGTAACCGTCATCCTATCCAGTTTCATATTCCTGGGCATAAAAAAGGGAAAGGGATGGATCCTGCATTTCGAGAGTTTGTTGGAGATAATGTACTTTCCATAGATTTAATCAATATTGCTCCTTTAGATGACTTACACTCTCCTAAAGGTGCTATAAAAAAAGCACAACATTTGGCTGCTGAAGCCTTCGGAGCAGATCATACATTTTTCTCTGTCCAAGGTACGAGTGGTGCCATTATGACGATGATTCTTACTATTTGTGGTCCTGGAGATAAATTACTAGTCCCACGAAATGTTCATAAATCTATTATGTCAGCAATCGTTTTTGCAGGAGCAATACCTATTTTTATCCATCCAGAAGTTGATAAAGAGTTAGGAATTTCTCATGGGATATCTGCTGAATCTGTTGAAAAAGCGCTACAAGAACACCCGGACGCAAAAGGTTTACTTGTTATTAATCCAACTTATTTCGGATTTGCGGCTGACTTAAAAAAAATTGTAGACATCTCACATAAACATGGGATTCCTGTAGTTGTAGATGAGGCACATGGTGTCCATATTCATTTCCATCCTTCCTTACCAATTTCAGCTATGCAAGCAGGAGCAGATATGGCAGCTACATCTGTACACAAATTGGGTGGTTCGATGACACAAAGCTCTGTGTTAAACGTGAGAGAAGGTTTAGTTTCAGCAAAACGAGTACAATCCATTATTTCAATGCTTACGACAACTTCCACTTCTTATCCACTTCTAGCGTCATTAGACACTGCTAGACGCCAATTAGCGATTCATGGGGAGGATTTAATAGGAGAGGTCATAAGGCTTGCTAAAGATACACGTAAGCGTATTAATGTAATACCACATTTGCATTGTGCAGGAGAAGAAATTTTACAAACTTCTGCTACCTTTGATATGGATCCAACAAAATTATTAATAAGTGTAAAAAACTTAGGTATAACTGGTTATGCTGCAGAATCTTGGTTAAGAGAAAATGCAAATATAGAAGTTGAACTTTCCGATTTATATAATATTCTATGCTTATTTACTATTGGAGATACGAAGAAAGAAGCAAACATCTTAGTCAATGCACTCACTAGAATGGTAGCAGCATTTGAATCTGAAGCTGTTATTGTGGAGCCATCGGTTTCTTTACCAGATATTCCAGGTTTAGCGATGTCCCCACGCGATGCTTTTTATGCGAAAACGGAATCTATCCCTTTAGCTAAAGCAAGTGGGCGTATTTCTGCAGAGTTCGTAATGGTTTATCCACCTGGTATTCCTATTTTTATTCCCGGGGAAATAATTACGCAAGGGAATATCGATTATATTCAAATGAACATAGAAGCAGGGCTACCTGTACAAGGCCCCGAAGATGATACGTTAGAGACGATTCATGTGATTAGAGAACAACAAGCAATAAAATAA